One Solanum pennellii chromosome 9, SPENNV200 DNA segment encodes these proteins:
- the LOC107029555 gene encoding probable glucan endo-1,3-beta-glucosidase A6: MGCLSTLLLLFTLASASFSSAEISSQLGICYGQLGNNLPIPKNSVDLIKGLKAKRVKIYDTNPQILDALKGTNLQVSVMVPNELINNISTNQTLADQWVKNNIVPFYPHTMIRYLLVGNEILSSPPNTTWFNLVPAIRKIRFSVKKFGLGKIKVGTPLAIDMLESSFPPSNGTFRSDISEKVMKPLLHFLNRTKSFFFIDVYPYFAWASQPTVINLDYALLNSKNITVSDPGTGLVYTNLLDQMIDAVYYAMKRVGYPDVRLFIAETGWPNAGGVDQIGANIYNAATYNRNVIKKFTVKPPIGTPAKPGVVVPTLLFALYNENQKPGPGTERHFGLLYPNGTNIYRIDLSGKTPESEYKALPRARNNEPYKGKIWCVVSRSANASELGGATSYACGQGNRTCDEIQPGGKCYNPNSLVSHANYAFSSYWSQFKSSGGTCYFNGLTIPTKKDPSYGSCKFPSVTL, encoded by the exons ATGGGTTGTTTATCTACTCTGCTTCTGCTATTTACTCTTGCTTCTGCTTCATTTTCCA GTGCAGAAATCTCATCTCAACTAGGAATATGCTACGGACAACTTGGAAACAATCTCCCAATTCCAAAAAATTCAGTTGACTTAATCAAAGGTCTCAAAGCCAAAAGAGTCAAGATCTATGATACAAATCCACAAATCCTTGATGCTCTGAAAGGCACCAACCTTCAAGTTTCAGTCATGGTACCAAATGAACTCATCAACAATATCTCTACTAATCAAACCTTAGCTGATCAATgggtaaaaaataatattgtaccTTTTTATCCACACACAATGATCCGTTACCTCCTTGTTGGAAATGAAATCCTTAGTAGCCCACCCAATACCACTTGGTTCAACCTTGTGCCTGCTATTCGCAAAATTAGATTCTCCGTCAAGAAATTTGGTTTAGGAAAAATTAAAGTCGGTACTCCATTAGCTATCGATATGCTTGAATCGTCTTTTCCACCTTCAAATGGTACATTTAGATCGGACATTTCCGAAAAAGTTATGAAACCATTGTTGCATTTTCTGAATCGaactaaatctttttttttcattgatgTTTATCCTTATTTTGCTTGGGCTTCTCAACCTACAGTGATTAATCTTGATTACGCCTTGTTAAATTCCAAGAACATTACTGTTTCGGATCCGGGTACGGGTTTGGTTTATACAAATTTACTGGATCAGATGATTGATGCAGTGTATTACGCTATGAAAAGAGTCGGGTACCCGGATGTTCGGTTATTTATTGCAGAAACGGGTTGGCCTAATGCCGGTGGGGTGGATCAAATTGGAGCGAACATCTACAATGCAGCAACGTACAATCGTAATGTGATAAAGAAGTTTACAGTTAAGCCACCTATTGGAACCCCAGCTAAACCCGGAGTTGTTGTGCCGACATTATTATTTGCATTGTATAATGAGAATCAGAAACCGGGTCCGGGTACAGAGAGGCATTTCGGGTTATTGTATCCTAATGGAACAAATATATACAGGATAGACTTGTCTGGTAAGACGCCTGAATCTGAATATAAAGCGTTACCGAGAGCAAGGAACAATGAACCGTACAAGGGGAAAATTTGGTGTGTTGTTAGTAGAAGTGCAAATGCATCGGAGTTGGGTGGAGCAACGTCGTATGCTTGTGGGCAGGGTAATCGGACCTGTGATGAGATCCAACCCGGAGGCAAATGTTACAATCCGAATTCTTTGGTGTCGCATGCTAATTATGCATTCAGTTCCTATTGGTCTCAATTTAAGTCTTCTGGTGGAACTTGTTATTTCAATGGGCTTACCATTCCTACGAAAAAAGATCCAA GTTACGGATCTTGCAAGTTTCCAAGCGTCACACTTTAA